In Aedes albopictus strain Foshan chromosome 3, AalbF5, whole genome shotgun sequence, the following are encoded in one genomic region:
- the LOC134289401 gene encoding piggyBac transposable element-derived protein 3-like has protein sequence MSSSESEFLGFSEDECECVVPSLENTRNDEVSRYFRAFADAPEPESDSDTENVLAICIEGDESEVDFLSGSEDEERENYSVKPIDPSRFYGRSDTEHQDEIILPDSTPSVSSKPKAKKINKSTAKKTKKSRMTTRATAAKQKRHKPRWQPLANDVQMREVPQCGLTLSVPPAKTWTPYQYFRSLFDDEIIENITKQTNMYSVEKLGESIEVSKNEIEQFLGMLLLMGIHKVPNYRMNWGTATRYAPIADVMTRNRFEQIKRMLHFADNSRMKQRNEPGYDKLFKVRPFVTAIRQNFLRIEPLPEQSIDEIMIPSKARSPLRQYNKNKPHRFGINVKGRAGKDGILHDFDIYTGKSGEQPSGDWGISGDVVLKLVATLPEHKQVRIFGDNWFSSYSLAMELKNRGFQYTGTIRPGRISNANFIADKELMAKGRGSYDAYISSDNIIIVTWFDNKAIHLISTYNGVMPLDIVNRWSTAQKKFISVDRPMIVRDYNQNMGGIDLNDFLVALYRTSIGTKKYYMRIFMHFLDAAIVNGWLLYRRHTEQRGDTNHMSLLDFRIAVADYLILYGKAVVKRRGRPTTKIVRTRKKHRVTRKVVPAEARFDNFAHWPVVLNQRVRCFHCDERNHFTSFGCSKCDVPLCVLQDRNCFVQFHNAD, from the exons atgagcagcagtgaaagtgAATTCCTTGGTTTTTCGGAAGACGAATGCGAGTGTGTAGTTCCGTCGTTGGAAAACACCCGAAACGATGAAGTTTCGAGGTACTTCCGAGCTTTTGCGGATGCTCCGGAGCCTGAATCAG ATAGTGACACTGAAAATGTCCTTGCGATTTGCATAGAAGGGGATGAGTCTGAAGTGGATTTTCTCAGCGGCTCAGAAGACGAAGAACGAGAAAACTATTCCGTGAAGCCGATCGATCCTTCTCGGTTTTATGGGAGATCTGACACTGAACATCAGGACGAAATCATTCTACCCGATTCTACTCCTTCCGTTTCTTCAAAACCCAAAGCGAAAAAGATTAATAAATCAACTGCCAAGAAAACAAAGAAGAGCCGGATGACAACACGGGCTACAGCTGCAAAGCAAAAACGCCACAAACCTCGATGGCAACCACTTGCAAACGATGTACAAATGCGAGAAGTTCCACAATGTGGTCTGACACTCTCTGTTCCTCCGGCAAAAACATGGACTCCATACCAATATTTCAGGTCATTGTTCGACGAcgaaattattgaaaatataaCCAAACAAACAAATATGTATTCGGTAGAGAAGCTTGGCGAATCGATTGAAGTTAGTAAAAATGAAATCGAACAGTTCTTGGGTATGCTGCTTCTAATGGGCATACATAAAGTACCCAACTATAGGATGAACTGGGGAACTGCTACCAGATACGCACCGATTGCAGACGTCATGACAAGGAACCGCTTTGAACAAATAAAACGCATGCTGCATTTCGCCGACAATTCTCGAATGAAGCAACGAAATGAACCAGGATATGACAAACTTTTCAAAGTGCGGCCATTCGTAACTGCAATTCGCCAAAATTTCCTTCGTATAGAACCGCTTCCCGAGCAATCAATCGACGAGATAATGATCCCATCAAAGGCACGCTCGCCTCTTCGTCAGTACAACAAGAACAAGCCTCATCGGTTCGGAATCAATGTCAAGGGACGTGCAGGAAAAGATGGAATACTTCATGATTTCGATATCTACACAGGAAAGTCAGGCGAACAACCTAGTGGAGATTGGGGCATCAGTGGCGATGTAGTTCTGAAGCTTGTTGCAACCCTACCTGAACACAAACAAGTACGAATTTTTGGTGACAACTGGTTCTCATCTTACAGTCTGGCAATGGAACTGAAAAATCGCGGATTCCAGTACACCGGGACCATTCGTccaggaaggatttccaacgCAAACTTCATAGCAGACAAAGAACTGATGGCGAAAGGACGCGGATCATATGATGCCTATATTTCGAGTGATAATATCATAATCGTTACATGGTTTGACAATAAAGCGATTCATCTTATATCAACGTACAACGGAGTCATGCCTTTGGACATTGTCAACCGCTGGTCAACTGCACAGAAGAAGTTCATCTCCGTGGATAGACCGATGATTGTACGCGATTACAATCAGAACATGGGCGGGATCGACCTCAACGACTTTTTGGTGGCGCTCTACCGAACGAGTATTGGAACCAAAAAGTACTATATGAGGATTTTCATGCATTTTTTGGATGCTGCCATAGTAAACGGCTGGTTGCTATATCGCAGGCATACAGAACAACGAGGTGATACAAATCACATGAGCCTACTCGATTTTCGTATTGCTGTGGCTGACTACCTCATACTCTACGGGAAAGCAGTAGTTAAACGTAGGGGAAGACCGACTACAAAAATTGTGCGTACACGAAAGAAACATCGGGTAACAAGAAAAGTTGTTCCGGCGGAGGCTAGATTTGACAATTTTGCTCATTGGCCGGTTGTGCTAAACCAACGAGTACGCTGCTTCCATTGCGATGAACGCAATCATTTTACAAGCTTTGGATGTTCGAAATGCGATGTTCCATTATGTGTCCTACAAGATCGAAACTGTTTTGTTCAGTTCCATAACGCAGATTGA